A segment of the Blastocatellia bacterium genome:
ACACACCGTGCGTGGCCAGGTGGATCCACCGCGCCCGCTCACCCTGCTGCCGCACACGCGACAACGTCGCCTCTTCCCCCATCACCACCATCGCCTCCGGCCACAACTGCTTCAGCCTCGCCACTTCCTCGGCAATCATCGGCGCCGCTTCATCCGCAACCCCGATGATCAACAGCCCATCCCCCACCAACCAACCCCCATCATCCCCATCACCATGTTGCCATCTTCCCTCCCTCATCCCTTCACGGCTCACCCCCACATCCCACTCACGCCCGCCCCGCAATCGCCCCGCCTTCTCCACACACAACTTGTAGACGCTGGCGCTGGGCACATAGGACATTTCATACCGATCCACCAGATACTGCGCCCCATCATGCAACGCATGAAACGGCACGTAATGCAATAACCCATGCGGCGCGATGATCAACCTTTTGCCATCCAGCGCCGATTCGAGCGGCTGAACCAACGAGCGATAGAGGCTCTGCAAATACTGGTTAGAAAGCGCATGCAAACTGGGCGGATAAGCCTGAGGACATTGTTCACTCAAGCGAAACTGGTCCCAGTTAAACCTCAACCATTGAACCACAGACGCTGTGCCCGACGCTGTCGCCAGATCGTGAAACACGCAGGCCGACGCCGGGCTGACGACGAACGCCTGCACATGATCATTGATTACCAAATACTCGACGAACACTTCATCATCGGCGAGGTCGCGTTGTATCTGATCTATGTTGATTCGGGGAGCAGCGTGCAATGAGGCATACTCAGCATCGGCGAGGCTCAATTGCCGCGCCAGCCGAGCCAATTGCTGCTCGCGTTGATGCACTTCGTTCTGCAACTGCGCTCCTAGCCAACTGGGACGTTCACGCGTCCGGTTGTCAAACTGATTGACGCGGCTATAGTAGTAGTCGAGTTCCTCACGCAGCCGATTCCATTCCTGATAGAGCTGCTCGGTCGAAGGCTCATGGGTTTTGCTGGCAATGTTTCGCTCACCGCTCAGCAGCTCGACCAGCGAGCGCGATTTGGCGGCCTGCGCATAGGCAAACGCTTCATCAATTTTTTCCGGCGTCCCTGCCCTCAAGCACAACTGAATGAGGTCTTCGTATACACGCAGCTTATCTCTGAGGAAGGTGGACTTGAACTCATCCACGCAGATGCTACTGCGCATAGCTTCCAGATACTCAATGGCCTTGACGTAATACTGCGACGCCTGTTGCGTTTGCCCGGTTTGCTCCATCAGATTGCCCAGCAGGTGCAAGCACTGAAATTGGAGCCACGGGGCTTCTGTTTCACCGATTCGGTGCAACGCCGAGCGGCACCATGCATCAGCCGTTTGCGTCTCGTTCTGCGATAGCTTCAGTCGGGCCAATTGCAGTTCAGCGGCAGCCGCTTTGACCGGCAGATGTTGTTCAATGAAAAGCTCTCGAGCCTCCAAGCAAAGTTCTATAGCGCGCTCCTGTTGGCCTCGCGCCGCGCAAACGCCACCCAGGTAAAGAGCGGTGAGCGCTGCCAATACCTGGTTCTTTTCGGCGATAAAACCCTCGCGCGCCTGCTGCAACTGTTGCTCAGCGCCGGCCAAATCCTTCAGGTGCATGTCGCACAGTCCCAGGTACATTCTCGCCTTCGCTGTCTCATACGCCATGCCCAGGCGAGTGAATTGCTCCACGGCCGTTTGCGCCGATTGATGGGCTTCCTGGTATTGGTTGAGCTGCAAGTAGACTTCGGCCACATCCAGCGTGCAGAGGGCCTCCATCACCACGTCACCCAACTGGCGTCCACGCGCGCGAGCTCGGTCAAACAGTTTGAGGCTCTCCTGAAATTTGCCGCGCTGGAAATAGAGCCATGCCAAGCTGTACTCGACGTTATTGACCCCGACGGGCATGCTCAATTGCTCAAAGCCGCGCCGAGCTTCCTCATACAGAGCGCAAGCCCGGTCAAACTCATTCAAGGCGCTGTACTGATTGGCGGCATTAAAATTGTTGATCGCCTCTCCCTTCCGGTCCTGATGAGCTGCGAAGAGAGCGCGGGCGCGATCGTAGAACGTCAACGCCTCGTGGTAACGATCCAAGCGATGGTAGATATTACCGACGTTCGTTTCTAATTGGGCTAACAGGATCGGTTGGTCGAACGCTTGAAAAACGGCTCGCGCTTGTTCGGCTGACGTCAACGCAGCGTCATACTCGCCCAGGTACATCAACACATCGAGTTTTGCTCGCGTCACGCGTGCGGCTTCGACAACCTGACCCGATTGGGCGTAAATCATCTCCGCTTGCTCGTAAGCCCGTCGGGCTTCTGTGTAACGTCCGGCGCAATGCAATGCCTGCGCATGAGCGTGATGCGCCAAGGCAGCGCCTACCGGTTCGTGGCAAGCGGCGGCGGCAGCTTGAGTAATTTCAGCGAGCTTGATGGCACGGGGAATATCGGCGCAGACGAGCTGAGAGACGTGATCTTTGAGCCGTCGAATGACAGAGGTCGGGATTGGCCTCAGCGGATCGCCAAGGACCTGACTGACTTGATCGCCATCGGAAAGTCCAATCAACGTTTGGGCGAGTTCTTCCTCACTCCATGTTGCTGGTGAACTCGGTTCCGTCATGACGAGCTCCTGAACTTCAAAACCACCAATGCCGAAGCTGAGCTGCTTGTCAACGCCAACTCGATGAATCGGCCACTGCCGTTAGTTGACGGCGTCAGTCCGGTTCGCGCCAGTGGTCGCGCACAGCCCGACGATCTTAATGAAGGTCTCTTCCAACCTCAGGCACAGGTCGTAGGTTCCCTCACTGAGGCCGTCGAACACGAACAACCCATGATGATTGACGCTGACCGCTTGCACCAAACGGGCCTCCTGCCATAACTCGACTTGCGCTTGAGCGACTGCGCTGAAATCTCGGTGCAGCGGAATTGCCTGACCCATAATACTGATTGTTTCCGGCAGCGCAGCGGGGCGGATAATCAAATTGATGTTGTAATCTCCTGCTTGATACACCACCTGCCGAGCGGCGTGACCGCCTTGGCGAACGCCGGCCAAAGTGGCCCCCATGAAACTATCGAATACCAAACGGACCGGGATGCCTTCCGTCAGAAATTCGTCAGCGTCAGTGATCTCTGTAAGGATGCGCTCCATCGTCTGGTCAATCAACCATGCCGGTGGCTGCTGGTACTGGGGACAGGTGGCAGCCGCTACGATGTGTTGCGCGTAGCAGAATTCGCGGCAGCACACATCACACCCAGTGTCCAAATGTTGGTGGATGCGCAGCGCTTCATCGGCTGGCACGTGCTGCATCGCTGTGGCGAAGAGTTGTTCAAATGTTGGACAGGTCATTGTATGCTCCTCAGAGTTTCGATGATTATCTCCATTCCGGCAGAAGAAGTGTCTTGACCATTGAGAAAAATACACCTCAGCTTGGTGAAAAACCGATCTGTTCTAGGGTACGCCGCAATCGTTGCAGGCATCGGCCGCGCTTTGGGCCAACAGAGGAGACGGGCCAGTTCAATGCCCCGGCAATTGCCTCATACGACGGCGGCTCATCTTCGTAAAACAGCCGGGTCAACAAACCACGACACGGCTCGTCCAGCATCGTCACAGCCTGATGCACCAGATGGGCCTGCTGCAACTGCTGGAGCTTCTCATCGGGCAGAGCGGCCGTATCCACCGGATCGTTGGCGCGTTGCTCCGCTTCGTCGGGCGCCGACCAATAACGCCGGCGACGCTGCCGCAGCCGTTGGCAATGGCGTCGCGTGGTCGTTGCGATCCACGCGACGAGCTTGGATGGATCATGCAGCCGTTGCAAGCCCTGCACCAGCGCCAGGCAAACCGATTGAAAGATGTCCGGCACGTCCTCGGGCGGCGCTTCTGCCCAGGCAATCGAATAGATCAATCCGCCGTGTCGCTCCAGCAACACGCGCCAAGCCTCTTCATCTTTGTTCAAACATAACTCGATCAATTCCGCATCCGGTAGCTTGTAGTGGAGACGTGAATCGAGCGAAACGGAAATCGGCACGGGACCGACAGCATCGTGAGTCAGCGTTGACATGGTTACTCCTTGATGGAATTCCGGTGGTACCATCGTGCGGAGTGACCTTCTGCCGGTGCTCCACCATTATCGCCATACGCGACCAATACCTCAATCCGTACAATTACGTATGTTGGGCGACATCTTTACCGACCTTTGATAGCTGCTTAGGTTCAACCAGCAGTAGCGGCGCTACTGTCGGCCGTTCAACGTTCACTCGTATCGCAGTGGGTCCGCCAAGCGAACCGATCCCAGCAATCGTCCGGCGGCGCCGCTGGAGTTTGGCGCGGGATTCGTCGGCGCGTCGTCCATGACGCATTCGTACATGCGCTTGTGAATGAAGTAGCCCCAGATGCCGTGCCCGCTGCCGGTCGGACGAGTCACGAAAAAGGCGCCGATATTACTGATGGTCAACGATTGATTGTTGCCTGGCGGCGGCAACGTCGGATTGATGAACGCCATGGGAATGATCCGAGGACTCTTATTGATTGGATAGCGGTCGCTCCAGACGACCCATCTGCCGTTGGCATCGCGAATGAGCCGCGCATTGGGGTCTTTAGCGATCAACTCGTTAATCGCCGCCTTACTCGTGTTGGCCAATGAACGTTGATCGGGCATCGTCTGCATCGTATAGCCGACGCCCAGCCGGCCTCTCCACCCATTGACGATATTGCTGCGGTAATCACCGCCGAGGTTGATCTGATACATGGTCCCAGGGATGCCAAGCCCGACCCAATTCTCCAACCGAACCTCCACACCGTTGACATCGCGCGGCGCCATAAAACCGGTGATGGCGCCGGGACCACAAGCTGTTTGATTGCTGATATCTTGTCCTCTGAAGCTCGGATCATACGGCGACAGGTAGTAATCGCGGCCCGTCACTTTCCGGCCATTGACAGTCCAGGTGTGCACATTCGGATTGAAGGGCCCGTGCGATTCGTTGTCACGCGTTGGATAAACGCAGACGTCTCCATGCACAAACTGATCGAGCGTGGCATACGGTCGCCATTCACCGACGCATTCTGTAACTGGCGCCACAATACTGGCTGACCGGACGCGCACATTGACGCTCTCAATGCCGAACATCCGCGCGAAAAAGGTCGGCACCGGCCGCGTCAGGTCCACGAGCACAACATTGGGATTGGGGAAACGGATTTCATTGGCAGCGATTGTCGCCGCTTTTCCATTCACTTTATTCATCGCGGCATACTGCATGGCACGCTGCTTGGCTTGGCCATCGGCCGTATAATTGCCGGGTTGATCCATTGCGCCTTGTCCCCCGGCCAGTGCAGCGGCATCGGCAGCATTTTGTAATTGGTTGCGAACGACAAAAATATAACCGGCGTCAATGGCCAACGCCGCCGCAGCCAGCAACGGCACGAGCGCCACAGCCACCAAGGTAACTGCTGATCCACGATCTCGTCTACGTTGGGTTTGCTTTGTTATCATCATTTTATCCTCCCTGTTGATCGCTTCATGCTTACTCACGCAGCATGCTGCTGGTTGAATTCAAACGAATGGGGCGTTCGCCGCCCATCATCTTCAACGTAAATGAATCCACCGAATACTGAATCGTCACGACCGCTGGCTCAGATGTTCTGGCTCGCGCGCCAGACACAGTCACGCGAGCCTGCGACGCGCGCAGGCCTGCCGTCTCCAAATAAGACCGGACGCGCAGATGAACCTCCGATTCGCTGGCGTCACTCCAACTGGCATAGAGCGCGCCTTCACGCGCTGCATGAGTGATCGCATGTTGCACCATTAAAATCCGTGCGAAATCAATCATCCCGATCAGGATCAAGACGAGCGCCGGCGCCAGCAAGCTCATTTCAACTATGCCCTGCCCGCGCGCGCAGCGTCGCCTGCATGAGATGACGTCAATCATCGCTGAGTTCTGCTGAGGGATATGCTGTAACATCTCTGCCTCCTCTGGTCTCTTCATAAGCTCATGATCGTGGTGGCCTGCAATTCATTTGGCACGACCCCTTGACCGACCAGCAACTGAAACACTTGTTGCACGGGTGAATGAAACCGATAGAGAACGGTCACTGTCGCCTTGCCGGCCTTCTGATCCAAACTGAGCTGAACGTTGACAGGACCATCCAAGCCGGCCTGCCGGCAGTAATTGGTCACAACCGCCTGGACCGTGCCGGAAGTTCCATTGGGCTGCGACGCGCGCCGCGCGCCCACCCGTGACGCATTGGTGATGATCTGTTGCGTGTGCATCATCAAACCGATGTGTGTTACTCCCGACAACACCAGAATCAACAACGGCGTCACGAGCGCAAATTCCAACAAGCCTTGACCTCGTTCACGTCTTCGTTGGTGTATCTTTTGATTCATTGCACTCACCTCCTGATCATTGGCTCATCTTTTGTTTCCCACCACGCCCGCCCTCGTTGAAGGCATCTGTCAGTAGACGGCATACAGGTGCAGGGAACTGCTGCGAAAATACACCTGCTGCCAAAAAAGAATGAGTCGGATTGAACTGCGAAGGGCGCCAAGAATTACCCAGCAGCGTCGGCGCTGCTTTGTGCTCGTGGAGCGCACCGTAGTTCGCATCTATCGGTGGGTGTTGAAAGAAAGAACGGCAGGCAACCACGCATGGCCGCCTGCCGGCAACGACGTTGAGATGTGAGGCATCGGCCCCCTTCCCTTCCCAGCCGATGCCTGTTATGGGGAGTCAGCCCTACCGCGGAACGTAGACACCTCCCCTCAATACCAGACTGCCGTACTGGTCGCCGTTAATCAGCGGCTGCGAGCACGACGTATGGAAGATGACGCGCTGAAGCAATGGGCCGCCTTGCGAGGCAAAAATCTCCACTCGTGTATTTGTGCCGAGTCTGGTTTTGCCGGCATTGCGCGCGTCAATAATAAACGTCTGGCCCTCGAGCACCGTCCCTTGGAACCACACCAGTCCGTCTTTTTCATCGGTGGCGCGAATGAACACAGACGATGTCAACCTACCGAAATCTGTGCATGAAACTTTGCTCGGGTCCTGTGAATGATCGGTCGCCGAGCAGTCTTCGGCGGTGTACTCCAACGTCAAGGATTGAGGTTTCACACCACCCTCGCACGGGTCGGGCTCGGCGGCATCCACGCCGCAGGCTTCCAGCACAAGGCTGCCGAACTGATCGCCCGTGCGCAGTGGCTGCGAGCAGGACGTGTGGAATTTGACCGTCTGCAACAACGGTCTATTCCCCACTGTACTGTAGATGAACACATACGTATCCGACTTCAGGTGTTTTTCACGGCCGGCATCAATGACGAACGTCTCGTTCAGATTGACCGTGCCGTCAAACCACACTTTGGCCTTCGAGTCATTGGGATTGCTCTTATTGGTGGTGCGAATGCGCACCGGTGAAGCAAAATTCGGGTTACCTGTACAGGTCACTTTGCCGGGCGCTTGCGCATGATTGGACGCGCTGCAATCCTCACCGGTGTAGCGCATCGTCAGCATACGCGGTTTCTTCTTGCGGTCGGGGCAGCAATCCTGCGGCTGCTGCGGCGGGCAGCAAAATTGCAGGTCGTCAATCAACGCCACGCCGCGAATCTCCACTTTGCTGATGACGCAGGTCTGAAACTGAATGGACAACTCGCGGAAGTTACAAAACGGTTTGTTGTCATTCGTCTTCAACCCTGACACGATACCCAGCGAGGCGCCCGTGTTGTTGAATGCCTCCAGGTAGACCGTGTTGCAGGAGGCGTACTTGAATTTAACCGATTGCACCGGCTGCTGGAACCAGATGGCCGCGCCGGGCGCCGTATCACTGGTAATGCCGCACCGCGGATTACCCAGTGATAAATGCCCGACCTTATTGCCCGACGGAATCGCACTGCACACGGCATCAGCGTGCGTACGTTTATCCAGCACGTCCCAGGCCACGCCCCGCCAGGTATCAAACGTTTCAAACGTCACCCCCAGATGGGCGTAAAAATCGCCGATCAATGCCCCTGTGGCTGTATCAGCGACACCTTCAAAATCAATGGTGGTACAGCCCTGACTCTGAGCCTGAATCTTTGTCGGCGCCGGAGCAGCCCACAATAGGCCCAGCAGCAGGAGACCGAGACCGAACACTAGGATTTTGTGTCTCACTTGTTACTCCTCCTTTCTCAGTTGATTTGTCGCAACACACCCTCCCCCTTTGTAGTCCGTCTCGAGTCTGTTGTTGGCGCGGAACTGCCGCGCGCCGTACAAGTGCAGCAACGTGGAAGGAAAATACACCCCTGTGAAAAATCAACAGGGATAGAGAGCCAGCGCAGGATTGTTGTTTGATCCATCCTGTCGCTCCCCCTATCCAGTTTGTTGTCGTAACGATCGTCTAAGGAACCGCCCAAGAGGTTACACCCACCACGAACCATGAACCATCACGCGTTGTCGTGTCGTGTGCAGCGCCAGGGTAATTCCCGTGCTGCCGACGGACACGAACAAGTTTCCCCATCCTTGTGATTCCGTCTTCATCCGTGGTGATTTTCCAAGGAATCCCCCAAGAACGTACATTCACCACGAAGGAGGTAAACGAGGTAGCGCAAGTTGCGAACTTGCGCCGCACCTATTTTCCGAGGACCGAGCTCAATACAGGGCGTCGTTAGACGCCGCCAGAGGGTAGCCTGCGCGCCAGGAAGAATGAGCATGGATCACGGGCGGGAACGCCTGCGCTACATTCTCAAGGGAACCACCCATGTGCTTCGCGCTCGCCACGAAGCGTGAAAATGGTTATTTGCAGAGGAGTCGGGCGGCCACGGCGAGCCGCCCGTACAGGGTGGCTGTGGGCTCGCGTTTTTGCCAGGAAAGCGGGCAGGCCTGTATGGGGGCCTCGCTGTGGGCCCCCGCGTAGAATGCGTCTGAGCGGATAGGACCGAATTCTTCAACCCGCAATTGGTACTGTCCCTCTGTGTTCATCAGTGCTGTTTCCGAGGAATCGCTCAAATGTTATTTCAGAGCAATCGCCCATGTGCAAACGCACGGCACGAACGATGAAAATAGAATGCTTTCGTGAGGTTCGTGTGTTTCGTGGGCGATTTTCGGAGGAGTCGGGCGGCCACGGCGAGCCGCCCGTACAGGGTGGCTGTGAGCTCGCGTTTTTGCCAGGAAAGCGGGCAGGCCTGTATGGGGGCCTCGCTGTGGGCCCCCGCGTAGAATGCGTGTGAGCGGATAGGACCGAATTCTTCAACCCGCAATTGGTACTGTCCATCTGTGTTCATTAGTGGTGTTTCCGAGGAATCGCTCAAATGTTTTCAGAGCAATCGCCCATGTGCAAACGCACGGCACGAACGATGAAAATAGAATGCTTTCGTGAGGTTCGTGTGTTTCGTGGGCGATTTTCGTAGGAGTTCTACATGCCGTCCGGACGATGCCCAGAAACGATGAAAAACGCCACAGGCAGGAATGCCTGTGCCACTTTTTCTGAGGAGCATGATTGATCAAATCAGACTGCTTGGTCGTGGGCTTTTCATCCCGCAGCCAGACAATCGCGGTCAGGAGCGGCTCCGGCGCGCTGGCTTGACGGGGATCACGGCGATGCTCTCTCATGGCTTGGTGATCGCCACAGGACTCATCTCAGTGCCTTTGACGATCAATTATCTTGGCCAGGAACGCTACGGTGTTTGGTTAACCATCAACAGTCTTCTGAATTGGCTTGCCGTCGCCAACTTGGGGTTTAGCGGCAATGCATTGATCAACAGTTTAGCTGAAGCCAATGGCAAAGATGATCGTGAATTGGAACGAGAATTGGTGGCAACGGCTTTCTGGAGCCTGATCGGCCTGGCAGTGTTGCTGAGCGTGGTCTTTGCGGTGATATTCCCAATGATTTCGTGGCCGGCTGTGTTCAATGTCACATCGTCGGTGTCGTTAGGTGAGTTACACTGGGCTGTGATTCTGTCGCTAGCTGGCTTCGTGTTGATGTTTCCTCTGAACATCACCGGTACGATTTACCAGGGCTATCAAGCTGGCTACATCGGCAATGTATGGTCAATGGCCGGCAGCATTCTCTCGTTGATGGCGTTGGTTGGCGTCACGCGTTTTCAGGGTGGTCTTATCCATCTAGTTCTTGCAATGTTTGGTGTACGGATTCTGGTTCTGCTGGTCAATCTGGGCTACCTGTTTTGTTGGCAATATCCTTGGTTGCGTCCGCTGCCGAGCGCGGCGACCCGCCGTTCGTTTCGTCGGCTGTTGTCGTTGGGGAGTAAGTATCTAGTCGCGCAGGTGGCCGGGATTGGGATGTTCCATAGCCAGCCGATGATCATTGCGCAGGTATTAGGGCCGGTGCAGGTGGGTATTTTTAATGTTGCTCAGCGGTTGCTAACGTTGCCGTTGTTGATGATTCAACTCTTCGCGTTTCCACTGCTGTCGGCCTACGGCGAAGCGCACGCGCGGCAGGATTGGTCTTGGATTCGTCGCACGTTTTGGCGTTCGCTGATCATTTCGACACTGGTGGGAGTAGTCCTTGCTGTTGGTCTGGCTGCGTTCGTCGTGCCGATCATTCGGGTGTGGGCTGGTCCCGCGATGGTGCCCGAGCCGGGGCTGATCACGTGGTTGACTGTCTATGTGCTGGTCGCGGTGGTAGCGACGCCGGCTTCGGTGATGTTATATGGGCTGGAACGGGTCGGTGGTCAGGCGGTAGCAGCTTTGATCAACGCGCTGGGCACAATTCTGCTAGGAATTTGGTTCACGCGGGCGTGGGGATTATCCGGCACAGCGGCTGCGATGGCGCTCTCCTTAGCTGCGGTAAATCTCACTGTACAGTTCATCATGGTTAGATC
Coding sequences within it:
- a CDS encoding CHAT domain-containing protein, which produces MTEPSSPATWSEEELAQTLIGLSDGDQVSQVLGDPLRPIPTSVIRRLKDHVSQLVCADIPRAIKLAEITQAAAAACHEPVGAALAHHAHAQALHCAGRYTEARRAYEQAEMIYAQSGQVVEAARVTRAKLDVLMYLGEYDAALTSAEQARAVFQAFDQPILLAQLETNVGNIYHRLDRYHEALTFYDRARALFAAHQDRKGEAINNFNAANQYSALNEFDRACALYEEARRGFEQLSMPVGVNNVEYSLAWLYFQRGKFQESLKLFDRARARGRQLGDVVMEALCTLDVAEVYLQLNQYQEAHQSAQTAVEQFTRLGMAYETAKARMYLGLCDMHLKDLAGAEQQLQQAREGFIAEKNQVLAALTALYLGGVCAARGQQERAIELCLEARELFIEQHLPVKAAAAELQLARLKLSQNETQTADAWCRSALHRIGETEAPWLQFQCLHLLGNLMEQTGQTQQASQYYVKAIEYLEAMRSSICVDEFKSTFLRDKLRVYEDLIQLCLRAGTPEKIDEAFAYAQAAKSRSLVELLSGERNIASKTHEPSTEQLYQEWNRLREELDYYYSRVNQFDNRTRERPSWLGAQLQNEVHQREQQLARLARQLSLADAEYASLHAAPRINIDQIQRDLADDEVFVEYLVINDHVQAFVVSPASACVFHDLATASGTASVVQWLRFNWDQFRLSEQCPQAYPPSLHALSNQYLQSLYRSLVQPLESALDGKRLIIAPHGLLHYVPFHALHDGAQYLVDRYEMSYVPSASVYKLCVEKAGRLRGGREWDVGVSREGMREGRWQHGDGDDGGWLVGDGLLIIGVADEAAPMIAEEVARLKQLWPEAMVVMGEEATLSRVRQQGERARWIHLATHGVFRRDNPMFSALKLSDTWLNLYDIFNLDVRAELVTLSACETGMNEVFPGDELFGLMRGFLYAGAPSLVVSLWMVHDGSTARLM
- a CDS encoding sigma-70 family RNA polymerase sigma factor — translated: MSTLTHDAVGPVPISVSLDSRLHYKLPDAELIELCLNKDEEAWRVLLERHGGLIYSIAWAEAPPEDVPDIFQSVCLALVQGLQRLHDPSKLVAWIATTTRRHCQRLRQRRRRYWSAPDEAEQRANDPVDTAALPDEKLQQLQQAHLVHQAVTMLDEPCRGLLTRLFYEDEPPSYEAIAGALNWPVSSVGPKRGRCLQRLRRTLEQIGFSPS
- a CDS encoding pilus assembly protein TadG-related protein, which produces MMITKQTQRRRDRGSAVTLVAVALVPLLAAAALAIDAGYIFVVRNQLQNAADAAALAGGQGAMDQPGNYTADGQAKQRAMQYAAMNKVNGKAATIAANEIRFPNPNVVLVDLTRPVPTFFARMFGIESVNVRVRSASIVAPVTECVGEWRPYATLDQFVHGDVCVYPTRDNESHGPFNPNVHTWTVNGRKVTGRDYYLSPYDPSFRGQDISNQTACGPGAITGFMAPRDVNGVEVRLENWVGLGIPGTMYQINLGGDYRSNIVNGWRGRLGVGYTMQTMPDQRSLANTSKAAINELIAKDPNARLIRDANGRWVVWSDRYPINKSPRIIPMAFINPTLPPPGNNQSLTISNIGAFFVTRPTGSGHGIWGYFIHKRMYECVMDDAPTNPAPNSSGAAGRLLGSVRLADPLRYE
- a CDS encoding pilus assembly protein, which gives rise to MLQHIPQQNSAMIDVISCRRRCARGQGIVEMSLLAPALVLILIGMIDFARILMVQHAITHAAREGALYASWSDASESEVHLRVRSYLETAGLRASQARVTVSGARARTSEPAVVTIQYSVDSFTLKMMGGERPIRLNSTSSMLRE
- a CDS encoding pilus assembly protein is translated as MNQKIHQRRRERGQGLLEFALVTPLLILVLSGVTHIGLMMHTQQIITNASRVGARRASQPNGTSGTVQAVVTNYCRQAGLDGPVNVQLSLDQKAGKATVTVLYRFHSPVQQVFQLLVGQGVVPNELQATTIMSL
- a CDS encoding oligosaccharide flippase family protein; translation: MIDQIRLLGRGLFIPQPDNRGQERLRRAGLTGITAMLSHGLVIATGLISVPLTINYLGQERYGVWLTINSLLNWLAVANLGFSGNALINSLAEANGKDDRELERELVATAFWSLIGLAVLLSVVFAVIFPMISWPAVFNVTSSVSLGELHWAVILSLAGFVLMFPLNITGTIYQGYQAGYIGNVWSMAGSILSLMALVGVTRFQGGLIHLVLAMFGVRILVLLVNLGYLFCWQYPWLRPLPSAATRRSFRRLLSLGSKYLVAQVAGIGMFHSQPMIIAQVLGPVQVGIFNVAQRLLTLPLLMIQLFAFPLLSAYGEAHARQDWSWIRRTFWRSLIISTLVGVVLAVGLAAFVVPIIRVWAGPAMVPEPGLITWLTVYVLVAVVATPASVMLYGLERVGGQAVAALINALGTILLGIWFTRAWGLSGTAAAMALSLAAVNLTVQFIMVRSALRAMASQQPSERTVQQYGFNFDVETRLH